A stretch of Bos mutus isolate GX-2022 chromosome 8, NWIPB_WYAK_1.1, whole genome shotgun sequence DNA encodes these proteins:
- the QNG1 gene encoding queuosine 5'-phosphate N-glycosylase/hydrolase, translating to MDGLLTPRESAKFIAENSRDVFIDDGGVRRVAELLLAKATGPELRIGGWKAIHELNPRGTDEAAVNWVFVTDTLNFSFWSESDEYKCQVGFGGKTYSGYWSLCAAVNRALDEGIPITSASYYATVTLDEVRHILRSDTDVPMPLIEERHRILNETGKILLEKFGGSFLNCVQKSDKSAQKLLHLVVENFPSYRDVTQFEGKRISFYKRAQILVADTWSVLEGKGDGCFKDISSITMFADYRLPQVLVYLGALKYSNELLEKLLKGEMLFYGNRQEVEIRGCSVWCVELIRDCLLELIEKKGEKTTGEINSILLDYYLWDYARDHREDMKGIPFHRTRCIYY from the exons ATGGATGGGCTTCTGACTCCCAGGGAGTCTGCAAAATTCATTGCCGAGAACAGTCGAGATGTGTTCATTGATGACGGAGGCGTGCGGAGGGTGGCCGAGCTGCTGCTGGCCAAGGCCACGGGGCCCGAGCTGCGCATTGGGGGCTGGAAGGCGATTCACGAGCTGAACCCTAGGGGCACTGACGAGGCCGCCGTTAACTGGGTGTTCGTGACAGACACGCTCAACTTCTCCTTCTGGTCGGAGAGTGACGAGTATAAATGTCAGGTGGGGTTCGGGGGGAAGACGTACAGTGGGTACTGGTCCCTGTGCGCCGCGGTCAACAGAGCTCTGGACGAAG GGATCCCAATAACTAGTGCTTCCTACTATGCAACAGTGACCCTTGATGAGGTTCGGCATATACTCCGGTCTGACACAGATGTCCCCATGCCTTTGATAGAAGAGAGGCATCGGATTCTCAATGAAACCGGGAAAATTCTGCTTGAGAAGTTTGGAGGCTCTTTTCTTAATTGTGTCCAAAAAAGTGATAAAAGTGCTCAGAAGTTATTGCACCTggtagttgaaaactttccttcTTACAGAGATGTGACTCAGTTTGAG gggaaaagaatttctttttacaaaaggGCCCAAATCCTGGTGGCAGATACGTGGAGTGTATTAGAGGGGAAAGGAGATGGCTGCTTTAAGGACATCTCCAGTATCACCATGTTTGCCGACTATAGATTACCTCAGGTTCTCGTTTACCTGGGAGCCCTGAAATACTCCAATGAACTACTGGAGAAGCTTCTCAAAG GAGAAATGCTCTTTTATGGGAATAGGCAAGAGGTAGAAATCAGAGGGTGCTCAGTTTGGTGTGTCGAGCTGATCCGGGATTGTCTTCTGGAGCTTATTGAAAAAAAGGGTGAAAAAACTACTGGAGAGATCAATTCCATTCTTTTGGATTATTACTTATGGGACTATGCCCGTGATCACAGGGAAGATATGAAAGGAATTCCATTTCATCGTACACGTTGCATATATTATTGA